From one Lotus japonicus ecotype B-129 chromosome 3, LjGifu_v1.2 genomic stretch:
- the LOC130749042 gene encoding (-)-germacrene D synthase-like, with translation MSVSAATSLVTSTLNASSDFSRRSVNYHPNIWGDRFIQYIEEPMEENEIITRKIQVLKEEVRKMLVLVDAKTTVPIREANLIDSIQHLGLYHHFEHEIGEVLQHIHNDYVENGKITLNEDLHALALVFRLLRQQGYRISPDVFKKFKNEQGNFSETLVGDVEGMLSLYEASHLRIHGEEILDDALAFTASNLEFITTKLSPSLATKVNHSLKRPFHKNLPRLVAAHYIATYEEDPSHDETLLLLAKLDFNMLQKLYQREAGVASMWWKDLNFATELPFARDRIIEVYFWTLGVYYEPQYSLGRRLLTKVIYMASVIDDVYDVYGTFEELQLFTEAIDRWDISCIDFLPEYMKICYKVLLDVYKEIEQEMVKEGRAFSVDYAINEMKRLVQAYFAEAKWYNSSYTPTLEEYMSVAQISSGYRMVTATAFVGMGSVAKEKAFQWLTNDPKIMNALTKITRLMDDIVSNELEQERGHVASAIECYMRQHHVTKQEATEELCRQVASAWKDINQECLDSTEIPKPLITVIVNLTRVMEVLYKDGDGYTHSQGSTKNDIASLLLNPWPLQESAFHL, from the exons GAAGAGAATGAAATTATAACAAGGAAGATTCAAGTACTAAAAGAAGAAGTGAGAAAGATGCTAGTCCTTGTGGATGCAAAGACCACAGTACCAATAAGAGAAGCTAACTTGATTGATTCAATCCAACACCTGGGATTATACCATCATTTTGAGCACGAGATAGGCGAAGTATTACAACATATTCACAATGATTATGTTGAAAATGGTAAAATAACTCTCAATGAAGACCTCCATGCTCTCGCCCTTGTCTTCAGGTTGTTAAGGCAACAAGGATATCGCATTTCACCGG ATGTGTTTAAGAAGTTCAAGAATGAGCAAGGGAACTTCAGTGAAACACTTGTTGGTGATGTTGAGGGAATGCTGAGCTTGTACGAAGCTTCACATCTCAGGATTCATGGTGAAGAGATATTAGATGATGCGCTTGCTTTCACTGCCTCAAACCTTGAGTTCATCACCACCAAATTGAGTCCTTCTCTTGCCACAAAAGTGAATCATAGCTTAAAGCGTCCATTTCACAAGAACTTACCTAGGCTAGTGGCGGCGCACTACATTGCGACCTATGAGGAAGACCCTTCCCATGATGAAACTCTGCTATTATTGGCCAAATTGGATTTTAATATGCTCCAGAAACTATATCAGAGGGAAGCTGGGGTTGCTTCAAT GTGGTGGAAGGATTTAAATTTTGCCACAGAGCTACCCTTTGCACGTGATAGGATAATAGAAGTGTACTTTTGGACATTGGGAGTGTATTATGAGCCCCAATACTCTCTTGGTAGAAGGCTATTGACAAAAGTGATATATATGGCATCAGTTATTGATGATGTATATGATGTTTATGGTACATTTGAAGAGCTACAACTTTTCACCGAAGCAATAGATAG GTGGGATATTAGCTGCATCGATTTCCTTCCAGAATACATGAAAATTTGCTACAAAGTGCTCTTGGATGTTTATAAAGAAATTGAGCAAGAGATGGTTAAGGAAGGCAGAGCATTCTCTGTAGACTATGCTATAAATGAA ATGAAAAGATTGGTCCAAGCATACTTTGCAGAGGCTAAGTGGTACAATAGCAGTTACACACCAACATTGGAAGAATACATGAGTGTTGCGCAGATATCTTCTGGTTACCGTATGGTCACAGCCACAGCCTTTGTTGGGATGGGAAGTGTAGCTAAAGAAAAGGCCTTTCAATGGTTAACCAATGACCCAAAAATCATGAATGCTTTAACTAAAATTACTAGACTCATGGATGACATTGTGTCCAACGAG CTTGAGCAAGAGAGAGGGCATGTTGCCTCTGCTATTGAGTGCTACATGAGACAACACCATGTCACAAAACAAGAAGCAACTGAGGAATTATGTAGACAAGTGGCGAGTGCTTGGAAGGATATCAATCAGGAATGTCTTGACTCAACTGAAATACCAAAGCCTCTCATAACTGTAATTGTCAATCTGACCCGTGTGATGGAGGTTCTTTATAAAGATGGAGATGGCTACACTCACTCTCAAGGATCAACAAAGAACGACATTGCATCTCTCCTTTTGAACCCATGGCCATTACAAGAATCAGCTTTTCACCTTTGA